A genomic stretch from Ovis canadensis isolate MfBH-ARS-UI-01 breed Bighorn chromosome 5, ARS-UI_OviCan_v2, whole genome shotgun sequence includes:
- the ZFR2 gene encoding zinc finger RNA-binding protein 2 isoform X1, whose amino-acid sequence MAASNYYGFAQGVSSQYSVPPPSAFPLPAAGASLPTQPAPGLGPALIPFPEAAQPPGPGYSGYQPHSGQDLGYSTQPQEPMPAATTAPSYQDGYSYGLSTATSGYETKQYPPPAAGHQLPATATLCPPGGSGTQGAYGGGGYGQAQPLPQMPTAEAGPPASVACSSYTYAPASSAQPMASSVPALPASSSFSAASAPYTGPSYPSYDASSYSVASPYYPPLLTPQMQPPPPPPPPPKPVDSSQWGGPGGSPSASCAHSIAKKLPVPSKLPRPRTGPQPLPLHYCDICKISCAGPQTYREHLEGQKHKKKEAAQKMGVQPNGSPRGVQAQLHCDLCAVSCTGAEAYAAHIRGAKHQKVFKLHTKLGKPIPTVDPAPANPHLAQAPSTSQPASIPVTVTAESAPAASAKPAAPASPSVCAPSRPPPPRRPATSKASRVGPPALPATNCRAPHGKPATPRSERPGEPSTRGGSTEASGSSCEGQPVGPGYVEEVCNEEGRVIRFRCKLCECSFNDPNARDMHVRGRRHRLQYKKKVNPDLPIADKPSTRVRKLVEETLRRQRQLTKRRLGELRRWHNETRCSLGALRGGRAPHGLPRAPTGPPHSPAAPQGPESLSSHRRYDLCRRRLEEGLPVPDAHAGRPLPDQHLPALRSRPGAPTAKPLPTRRPESSDDRHVMCKHAAIYPTEEELLAVQKAVSHAERALKLVSDTLAEEDSASPEPEGGDHSSGPSPSARILKGVMRVGLLAKGLLLRGDRAVQLILLCSQKPTHALQRRVAEQLPLQLPVVTDDKYEVSSDLDASIVISSCEEPRIQVAVSITSPLMREDPSKDQEGTEVPPPDPGDVLSPEKCLQALAALRHAKWFQARASGLQPCVIVIRVFRDLCQRVPTWGALPDWAMELLVEKALSSTKGPLSPGDAVRRVLECVASGTLLTDGPGLQDPCERDQMDALSSMTLQEREDITASAQHALRMLAFRQIHKILGIDPLPPPRIRLGARFRKRPQEAGELEAKVGSDQRKRPRLPNGT is encoded by the exons CGTCCCTCCTCCGTCAGCTTTCCCCCTCCCTGCTGCTGGAGCCAGCTTGCCCACACAGCCTGCTCCTGGACTGGGCCCAGCCCTGATCCCATTTCCGGAGGCCGCCCAGCCCCCTGGGCCAGGATACAGTGGGTACCAGCCCCACTCCGGTCAGGACCTCGGTTATAGCACCCAGCCCCAGGAGCCTATGCCAGCTGCCACCACAGCACCCTCCTACCAG GACGGTTACAGCTACGGACTGTCGACAGCCACCAGTGGCTACGAGACCAAACAGTACCCTCCGCCTGCTGCCGGCCATCAGCTCCCAGCCACGGCCACGCTCTGCCCGCCAGGTGGGTCAG GGACCCAAGGAGCCTACGGGGGCGGTGGGTACGGCCAGGCACAGCCCCTGCCACAGATGCCCACTGCCGAGGCAGGGCCGCCAGCCAGCGTCGCTTGCTCCAGCTACACCTATGCCCCAGCCAGCAGCGCCCAGCCCATGGCCTCCTCCGTCCCCGCCCTGCCGGCCTCATCGTCCTTCAGCGCAGCCTCCGCCCCATACACGG gACCAAGCTACCCGAGCTATGACGCGTCCTCCTACTCCGTGGCCAGTCCTTACTACCCACCGCTACTCACCCCACAGATGCAgccaccgccgccgccacccccacccccaaagcctGTGGACTCATCCCAGTGGGGTGGCCCAGGAGGCAGTCCCAGTGCCAGCTGTGCCCACAGCATCGCCAAGAAGCTTCCAGTTCCCAGCAAGCTGCCAAGACCACGGACTGGCCCCCAGCCGCTCCCACTTCACTACTGTGACATCTGCAAGATCAGCTGTGCCGGCCCCCAG ACATACCGCGAGCACCTGGAAGGGCAGAAGCACAAGAAGAAAGAGGCAGCCCAGAAGATGGGCGTCCAGCCCAACGGCAGCCCGCGGGGGGTGCAGGCGCAGCTGCACTGCGACCTCTGTGCCGTGTCCTGCACCGGGGCAGAGGCCTACGCTGCCCACATCCGGGGGGCCAAGCACCAGAAG GTCTTCAAGCTGCACACCAAACTGGGGAAGCCCATCCCCACCGTAGACCCTGCGCCGGCCAACCCCCACTtggcccaggcccccagcaccAGCCAGCCCGCCTCCATCCCCGTCACCGTCACCGCAGAGAGCGCCCCCGCAGCCTCAGCCAAGCCCGCGGCCCCCGCCAGCCCCAGCGTGTGTGCCCCGAGCAGGCCACCACCGCCCAGGAGACCGGCCACCTCGAAGGCCTCGCGTGTGG GGCCTCCTGCGCTGCCAGCAACCAACTGCAGAGCCCCCCACGGAAAACCGGCAACCCCCAGATCAGAGAGGCCCGGGGAGCCGTCCACCCGAGGAGGCTCTACAGAAGCTTCTGGAAGCAGCTGTGAGGGGCAGCCGGTGGGCCCAGGCTACGTGGAGGAG GTGTGCAACGAGGAGGGCCGGGTGATCCGCTTCCGCTGCAAGCTGTGTGAGTGCAGCTTCAACGACCCCAACGccagggacatgcacgtgcgggGACGCCGGCACCGGCTGCAGTACAAG AAAAAAGTGAACCCTGACCTCCCGATCGCGGACAAGCCCAGCACACGGGTGCGCAAGCTCGTGGAGGAGACACTGCGGAGGCAGCGGCAGCTGACCAAGAGGCGGCTGGGGGAGCTGCGGCGCTGGCACAACGAGACGAGGTGCAGCCTCGGGGCCCTGCGTGGTGGGAGGGCTCCCCACGGGCTCCCCAGGGCCCCAACGGGACCACCTCACAGTCCTGCCGCCCCTCAGGGCCCCGAGTCCCTCTCGTCCCACAGGCGCTACGACTTGTGCAGGAGGCGGCTGGAAGAGGGGCTGCCCGTCCCAGACGCACACGCAGGACGCCCGCTGCCTGACCAGCACCTGCCTGCCCTCAGGAGTCGGCCAGGGGCGCCCACAGCCAAGCCTCTG CCCACAAGGCGGCCAGAGTCCAGCGACGACCGGCATGTCATGTGTAAGCACGCGGCCATCTACCCAACGGAGGAGGAGCTCCTGGCCGTCCAGAAGGCTGTCTCCCATGCGGAGCGTGCCCTCAAGCTGGTGTCTGACACACTGGCTGAGGAGGACTCTGCCAGCCCGGAGCCCGAGGGCGGGGACCACAG CAGCGGCCCCAGCCCCTCAGCCCGGATCCTGAAAGGCGTGATGCGGGTTGGCCTCCTGGCGAAGGGGCTACTCCTGCGGGGAGATCGGGCGGTACAGCTGATCCTGCTCTGCTCCCAGAAGCCCACCCACGCCTTGCAGCGCAGAGTCGCCGAGCAGCTGCCCCTCCAGCTCCCG GTGGTAACAGACGACAAGTACGAGGTCTCTTCTGACCTGGACGCCAGCATTGTCATCTCCTCCTGCGAGGAGCCCCGGATACAGGTCGCTGTGTCCATCACCTCACCCCTAATGCGGGAGGACCCCTCCAAAGACCAAG AAGGAACTGAGGTGCCTCCGCCGGACCCAGGAGATGTCCTGAGCCCAGAAAAGTGCCTGCAGGCACTGGCTGCTCTCCGCCATGCCAAGTGGTTCCAG GCAAGAGCCAGCGGCCTGCAGCCCTGTGTGATTGTCATCAGGGTCTTCCGGGACCTCTGCCAGCGCGTGCCCACCTGGGGGGCCCTGCCGGACTGG GCCATGGAGCTGCTGGTGGAGAAGGCCCTGAGCAGCACCAAGGGGCCCCTGAGCCCCGGGGATGCTGTGCGCCGAGTCCTGGAGTGCGTGGCCTCAGGGACGCTCCTCACAG ATGGGCCCGGGCTCCAGGATCCCTGTGAGAGAGACCAGATGGATGCCCTCAGCTCCATGACCCTCCAGGAACGAGAAGATATCACAGCCAGCGCCCAG CACGCCCTGCGCATGTTGGCGTTCCGGCAGATCCACAAGATCCTGGGCATCGACCCACTGCCGCCCCCCAGAATCAGGCTGGGGGCACGCTTCCGGAAGAGGCCACAGGAGGCAGGCGAGCTGGAGGCCAAGGTGGGCAGCGACCAGAGAAAGCGGCCTCGCCTCCCCAACGGGACCTGA